One region of Gimesia sp. genomic DNA includes:
- a CDS encoding alpha/beta fold hydrolase — protein MSQQKLEQNVNGIRMQVTIAGEGPPLLLVHGFPLSHRMWQAQIAHFQQQYTVIAPDLRGFGGSDVTVGTVSMKQHAEDLKELLAQLEVDEPVNFCGLSMGGYIAWEFWRHFPEKLKTLILCDTRSDADTEEGVSNRLKMVDLVLRHGPEAVASAMIPNLLSKTSRELYPEIAQVLITEIEAADPEGIAASQRGMAERDDFLGVLDQIQIPALLIVGSDDVLTPPDIMQEMAVRLPEASCREIPRVGHMAPLEAAEEVNQAMEEFLAVGR, from the coding sequence ATGAGTCAGCAGAAGCTAGAGCAAAACGTAAATGGGATTCGCATGCAGGTTACTATCGCCGGGGAAGGGCCGCCTCTACTGCTGGTGCATGGATTCCCGTTAAGTCATCGAATGTGGCAGGCTCAGATTGCACATTTCCAGCAGCAGTATACTGTCATCGCTCCTGATCTGAGAGGCTTCGGCGGGTCAGATGTCACGGTCGGAACGGTGAGTATGAAACAACACGCTGAGGATCTGAAGGAACTACTTGCGCAACTGGAAGTCGATGAGCCTGTGAATTTCTGTGGCCTTTCCATGGGAGGGTATATTGCCTGGGAATTCTGGAGGCACTTTCCGGAAAAACTGAAAACATTGATTCTCTGCGATACACGTTCCGATGCAGATACCGAAGAGGGGGTCAGCAATCGGTTAAAAATGGTCGATCTGGTGTTACGCCATGGCCCCGAAGCTGTTGCTTCAGCAATGATCCCTAATCTGTTGAGTAAGACATCACGAGAATTGTACCCGGAGATTGCTCAGGTTCTGATTACAGAAATCGAAGCAGCAGATCCTGAAGGGATTGCTGCCAGCCAGCGAGGCATGGCGGAGCGTGATGATTTTCTGGGTGTACTTGATCAGATCCAGATTCCCGCATTACTCATTGTCGGCAGTGACGATGTCCTGACACCTCCGGATATCATGCAGGAAATGGCTGTAAGGCTCCCAGAGGCCAGCTGTCGTGAAATTCCACGAGTGGGGCATATGGCCCCTCTGGAAGCGGCAGAAGAGGTCAATCAGGCGATGGAAGAATTCTTAGCTGTTGGCAGGTAG
- a CDS encoding rhodanese-like domain-containing protein translates to MGKNHSQRFLDIVNDAKSRVTECTVQDVQARKQEGDEFHLIDVREDHEFQAARIPGAIHLGKGVIERDIERAFPDTSATLILYCGGGFRSALAADNLQKMGYTQVISMDGGFSGWKNAGYEIEAGS, encoded by the coding sequence ATGGGTAAAAATCATTCTCAACGTTTTCTGGATATCGTGAATGATGCGAAATCAAGAGTGACCGAGTGCACCGTGCAGGATGTGCAGGCACGTAAGCAAGAGGGGGATGAGTTTCACCTCATTGATGTACGTGAAGATCATGAATTTCAGGCAGCAAGGATTCCTGGCGCAATTCATCTCGGGAAGGGGGTCATCGAACGCGATATCGAGCGGGCATTCCCAGATACCTCTGCAACATTGATTTTGTACTGTGGTGGCGGCTTCCGCTCTGCTTTGGCTGCAGATAACCTGCAAAAGATGGGATACACTCAAGTGATCTCTATGGACGGTGGGTTCAGCGGATGGAAGAATGCCGGTTATGAGATCGAGGCAGGTTCATAA